From the genome of Nakamurella flavida:
GTTCGGGAACACCGACAGGTAGAACTCCGCCGCCTGCTCGGCCTGGTCGTCGAACCACAGGCAGGTGGTCATCACCGCCATCTGAGAACCTCCGTCGTTCCGGCGGCCCTCGCGGCACGCACACGGGTCAGACCGTATCGAGGCGCAGAAGTCATCGGTCCGGGTCCGGTCCGGCCGCCCGGCTCAGTCGGAGTGGTCGTGCTTGCGGCGCCGTCCGTGGTGCACCAGGTCGACGGGCGGACGGTGCTGGTCGGCGGCTTCGGCCGGGGCCTCACCGTCCGCCACCGTCTCCCCCTCCGGCTTCGGCTCCGGGGCGGGGCCGATGGCGCTGCCGAGCAGGCCGGCATTCGGCATGCTGACCATCCCCTCGTCGGTGTCGATGACGGTGTACATGATCCCGGCGCCGACGATGACGCCCTCGAAGGGCCCGCCCATGGCACCGCTGCGCACCTTCACCCGCTGCCCGGGCACGTAGGGCCGGGCGAACAGCAGGACCAGGCCGGCGAAGAAGTTGCCCAGCGTCTGCTGGGCGGCGATGCCGACGACGACACCGGTGACCGCGCCGCCGATGAGCAGGTTGCCCAGGTTGACCTGGAGCAGGGACAACACCCCGAAGCCGACCGTGACGTAGGCCAGGATCATGCAGATCAGCCGGATCGCCGAGCCGGCCTCCACGTTCGCCCTGGCCTCGCTGACCCGGCCGAGCTCCCGGGCGATGGACCGGCCGGCGATCACGCCGGCCACCACGAAGACGACGGTCAGGGCGATGACGATGGCCACCACCCCGGGCGCGGGGATGTCGAAACGCCAACCGAACAGGTCGAACTCGGCCTGGGTGGATCTGCGGACCCCGCCCAGGTTCGCCCCCACCGCGAAGGCGATCAGGCTGATGAGGAGCGTCGGCACGGCCCGCTTCAGGTCGGGCTTGGTGCGGCTGTTCACCGCGCCCAGCACGCTCCGGGACCGGCGGCGGGCCCGCACACCGAGGCTCTCGGTCTCCGGTTCGGCCGGGACCGACCCCGAGCGGGGAGAGGCCGGTTCGGCCGGAACCGGGTCGGTGGGCGGGACGGACGGCGCACTGGTCATGGCTGCCATGGTGGGCATCGACCCCCGGCCCGATCAACTCCCCGGGGCCCGACGGGAGCATCGTCACCACGCGGCAACCCCGGGCGCCGGCCCGGCCGCCATGTCCCCGGCCGCCCCCGGGCTGACCGGGTCAGGCGGCCCGGACGGCGGCCCGACGGATCGAGCGTCGTCGCACGGCGCGACGGAGGAGCAACATCGTCACCGCCGACGCGACGATGCCGACCACGTTGATACCGAGCTGGGCGGCCGAACCGGCCACCTTGTCCCACTCGTCGAGGACGAGCCCGACGGCCACGTACCCGGCCGCCGGCACCGTGGTGACCGAGATGAAGACACCGACCAGGGCGGTGGACTGCCGGCTGGTCAGCGACAACATCCCCGCGGCACCGGCGAGCACGGCCACCACGAAGGAGAGGAATCCCGGCTCGTAGATGAACTCCGTCTCGATGTTGAGGTCCACCAGTTCCGGGAAGAACACCTCCGTCCGGACCGCCACGAACGCCGCTGCCGCGGTCACCGCCATGGCCAGCGCGAATCCGATCAGCAGGGAGACCACGCCCCGCCGCATCAGAGCGGGTCGGCGTCGGACGAGCCCCACCGCGATGGCGGCCAGCGGGCCGAACTCCGGCCCGAGCACCATGGCTCCGACGATCGTGATCGCCGAGTCCGTGACGATCCCGATGCCGGCCAGCAGGGTCGCGATGGTCAGGAAGGTCAGGAACGTGCCGGTGAGTTCTGCGTCCTGGCCGACCCGGGCCTCCAGGTCTCGCCAGACCATCGCGTCGGTCGCGTTGCCCGGTGCCTGCACCGCGGCACGCTCGGCGCGGGTCGACACGCTGAGCTCGGTGGCGTCCACCGCGATGGAGCCGTCGCGGTCCAGACCCAGCGCGACGAGCTCCCCGATCAGGTCGTCGGCGCACTCCCGCACGACGTCGGCCTCCACGAGGTCGCCGAGGGGCAGCCGCGACGCCCCGGTCACCACGCTGAGGTGAGCCAGACCCGTCCAGCCCTCGAGCAGGGCGATGACCTCCGTGGACAGCGCAGCCGGGACCAGCAGTCGCAGATGCAGCATCCCGGCCTCCGCCGTCGGGTCGTCGGGTCAGCCGGCGGGACGCGGCGCCGGCGGCGGGGTGTCGACCCCGGCCTCCTTGCGCTGCGCGGCGGTGATCTGACCGGGGGCGCCGGTCAGCGGGTCGTAGCCGCCGCCGGACTTCGGGAACGCGATGACCTCGCGGATCGAGTCCTCCCCGGCCAGCAGCATGACGATCCGGTCCCACCCGAAGGCGATGCCGCCGTGCGGCGGGGCGCCGAAGGTGAACGCGTCGAGCAGGAACCCGAACTTCTCCCGGGCGGTCGCCTCGTCCAGGCCCATCACCGCGAACACCCGCTCCTGGATGTCGCGGCGGTGGATACGGATGGAGCCACCACCGATCTCGTTGCCGTTGCAGACGATGTCGTAGGCGTAGGCCAGCGCGCTGCCCGGATCGGTGTCGAAGGTGTCGACGTGCTCGGGCTTGGGCGAGGTGAACGCGTGGTGCACGGCCGTCCAGGCGCCGCCGCCCACCGCCAAGTCGTCGGACTCCTCGGTGGACTGGAAGAGCGGAGCGTCCACCACCCAGCAGAACGCCCACGCGGACTCGTCGATCAGGCCGCCGCGGCGGGCGATCTCCAGCCGGGCGGCGCCGAGCAGTTCCTGGGCCGAACGGCGCGGACCGGCCGCGAAGAACACGGCGTCCCCGACGTTCGCGCCGACGGCGGCGGCCAGCCCGGCCCGCTCGTCCTCGGAGATGTTCTTGGCCACCGGGCCACCCAGCACGATCTCGCCGTCCTCGCCGGCGGTCACCGTCACGTAGGCCAGACCGCGGTGCCCGCGCTGCTTGGCCCACTCCTGCCAGGCGTCGAAACCACGACGCGGGGTGGACGCCCCGCCGGGCTGGACGACAGCGCCGACGTACGGCGCCTGGAACACCCGGAACGGGGTGGCGGCGAAGTACCCGGTCAGCTCGGTCAGCTCGAGATCGCAGCGCAGGTCCGGCTTGTCGGAGCCGTACCGGTCCATCGCGTCGGCGAAGGTGATGCGCGGCAACGGGGTCGGGATCTGGTACCCGATCAGCTTCCACAGCGCCGAGACGATCTCCTCGGCCAGCGCGATCACGTCGTCCTGGTCCACGAAGGACATCTCGACGTCGAGCTGGGTGAACTCCGGCTGGCGGTCCGCGCGGAAGTCCTCGTCGCGGTAGCAGCGGGCGATCTGGTAGTACCGCTCCATCCCCGCCACCATCAGCAGCTGCTTGAACAGCTGCGGGGACTGCGGCAACGCGTACCAGTTGCCGGGCCGCAGCCGGGCCGGGACGAGGAAGTCCCGCGCCCCCTCCGGCGTGGAGCGGGTCAGGGTCGGCGTCTCGATCTCGACGAACTCGTGGTCGTCCAGCACGGTGCGGGCGGCGCGGTTGACCGCACTGCGCAGCCGCAACGCGGCTGCCGGGCGGGCCCGGCGCAGATCCAGGTAGCGGTAGCGCAGCCGCGCCTCCTCACCGACCTGGGCCGAGGAGTCGTCGATCTGGAACGGCAACGGCGCGGACTCGCTGAGCACCTCGAAGCCGGTGGCCGAGATCTCGATGTCACCGGTCGGCAGCTCGGGGTTGCCGTTGCCCTCGGGACGGACCTCGACGGTGCCGCGCACCAGCAGGCAGAACTCGTTGCGCAGGCGGTGGGCCTGCTCGGCGACCTCGCCGGAGCGGAACACCACCTGCACCACGCCGCTGGCGTCGCGCAGATCGATGAAGATCACCCCGCCGTGGTCACGGCGGCGGGCCACCCAACCGGCCAACACCACCGAACTGCCCTCGTCGGTGGCACGCAGGGAACCGGCATCTCGATCGCGAAGCACAGCGACAATCCCTCAGGTCGATCACGCAGGAAATCCGAACCGATCGATCCTACGGCGCACGGTCCGGTGGATGTCCGTCCGCCGACCGCCCGGCCACCCCGCACGCGGACCACCCGGTCACACGGCGGAGGGCCGGCCCGGCGGAACACCCACGGTTCAGACGGAGAGGTGCTCCTGTGCCGGGCGGTGGAACTGCTGCACGTGGGAGGCCAGCTGCCCGAGCCGTTCGGTGCGGTCGGCGGCCCGGCCGTCGGCCGTCACCCATCGCACCCACTTCAGCTGGTCGTCGGGCCGCAGCGCCTGGAACGCGGTCAACGCGGCCCCGTCGTCGGTCAGCACGGTGGCCATGTCGTCGGGGATCGCCACGCCGTTGTCGGAGATCATCCGGTGCACTCCTGTTCGTCCGGTGGTCCCGCCGGCGCCCTGCCGACTAGGGCTCCAGTCTGCTCCGATCGGGCCCGGCGTGCGGGGTCCCGACGGGCGGATCACTCCCGCGCCGACGGCCGCGCCCGGTACTCCCGGTGACCGGGTGGCGGCAGGGCTCCGCCGGCCGGGTGAGGGGGGCCGGTGGCGAGGAAGATCCAGAACTGTGCGTGAGCTCACCCCGGCGTGCAGCCGTGCGTCCGCTAAGCTGGGGTTCTCCTGGAGCGTGTCGCGCTTCCTCGACGACGGATACTTCATCTTTCGGGGCCTGCGACCCGTATCGATCAACCGGATCGATTCTGCTCCTCCCCGCAAGTGATGGGCTTAAATGTCATTCCCTGCTGTCTCCGTTCCGTCCGATGCTGCCTCCGATCTGCCGACCGTCACCGACGTCCGCGCTGACGACGTCACCACCGCTCCCGCCGACGTCGACGTTCCTGTCGTCGCCGCGGACATCGACTCCGCCGACATCGACTCCGCCGAGCTCGACTCCGACCTCGACGAGGACGTCGAGGAGCTCGCCTCCCCCGCCGAGCCCGGCTTCGAGTCCCTGGGCCTGCCCGCCTCGCTGATGCGGGCCGTCACCAGCCTCGGCTACACCGTCCCCACCGCCATCCAGGCGCAGGCCATCCCGGCCCTGCTGTCCGGTCGTGACATCACCGGTGTCGCGCAGACCGGCACCGGCAAGACGGCGGCCTTCGGTCTGCCTCTGCTGGCCGCGGTCGACCCGTCGATCCCGCAGGTCCAGGCCCTGGTGCTGACCCCCACCCGCGAGCTGGCCCAGCAGGTCGCCGAGGCGATCTCCGGGTTCGCGCAGCACCAGCACAAGCTGAACGTCGTCGCCATCTACGGCGGCGCGAGCTTCCTGCCGCAGCGCAACGCCCTCCGCTCCGGCGCCCAGGTCGTCGTCGGCACCCCCGGCCGGATCATCGACCACCTCGAGCGCAACACCCTCGACGTCACCGGCATCCGCTTCCTGGTGCTCGACGAGGCCGACGAAATGCTCCGCATGGGCTTCGCCGAGGACGTCGACCGCATCCTGACCGACGCCCCCAAGGACCGGCAGACGGCGTTGTTCTCCGCGACCATGCCGCCGGCCATCCGCTCGGTGGCCAAGCGCCACCTGAACAACCCGGTCGACGTCACCGTCAGCCGGCAGTCGTCCACCGTCGCCGGCGTGCGGCAGACCTACGCGGTCGTGCCGTTCCGCGAGAAGGTGGACGTGCTGACCCGCTACCTCTCGGTGCACCCGGGCGACGCCAGCATCGTCTTCGTCCGCACCAAGGGCGCCTGCGACGAGGTCGGAGCCGAGCTGATCGCCCGCGGCGTGTCCGCCGCGGCCATCAACGGCGACGTGCCCCAGAAGGAGCGCGAGCGCATCATCGAGCGCCTCAAGGACGGCCGTCTGGACGTCCTCGTGGCCACCGACGTCGCCGCCCGCGGCCTGGACGTCGACCGCATCGACCTGGTCGTCAACTTCGACGCCCCCACCGAGGCGGAGTCCTACGTGCACCGCATCGGCCGGACCGGTCGCGCGGGCCGTACCGGCGAGGCGCTGACCTTCTTCACCCCGCGGGAGACCGCCCGGCTGCGTTCCATCGAGCGGGTCACCGGCCAGAAGCTCGAGCAGATCACCCCGCCGACCGCCGCCCAGGTGGCCGCGCACGTGGCCACCGAGCAGCTGACCACCGCGGTCACCCGTCTCGACGGCCCCGGCCTGGCCCCCTACCGTGCCGCGGTCACCGCCCGGCTCGCGCTGGGCGACGTCACGGTCGAGGAGCTCGCCGCGGCGCTGCTCGCGCTGGCCGCCGGCGACGACGGCACCCGCCGTCCCGAGGCCACCCCGTCCACCTTCGTGGCCGAGCGCCCGGGTCGCGACGCCGCCTTCGGCGCCGACCGCCCGCGTCGGGCCGATCGCGGCCCGGCCGGCCCCCGGTACCGCCTCGCCGTCGGTCGGGACCACGGTGTGCGTCCGGCCGGCATCGTCGGTGCCATCACCGCCGAGGGCGGCCTGGCCGGCAAGGACGTCGGCCGGATCGACATCTACGACACGTACAGCACCGTCGAGATCGCCGGCGACCTGAACCCGGCCACCATCGGCAAGATCAGCAACGCCAAGGTGAGCGGGCAGAGCCTGCGCATCCAGCCCGATCACGGTGCCCCGCCGGCCGCCGCGGGCCCCCGCGGACCGCGCCGCTCCGGCCCGGGTCGCGACGAGCGTGGCGACCGCGGCCAGGGCCGCGGCGGCGAGCGCGGCGGCTTCCGCGAGCGTCGCTCCTTCGCGCGCTGACCTGATCCACCCCAAAACGGCCGTCCCCTCACGGGGGCGGCCGTTTCCGCGTCCCGGGCCGGGCCGGTCTCCCCCGGCCAGGCGGATCCGGGACGACTGGCAGGCTGTCGGGGTGACCGACACCGTCCGCGTGGCCCTGGCCACCCCGCTCGCCCCCGATCTGCGCCACCTCATCACCGACGTCGACCCCCGGGTCGAACTGCTCGTCGACGACACCCTCCTCCCGGCCCAGCGCTACCCGGGTGATCACTCCGGCGACCCCGACTTCCGGCGCACCCCGGAGCAGCAGGCCGCCTTCGACGCCCTGCTCGCCCGGGCCGACATCCTGTACGGCATCCCGGACGTGCAGGCCTCGACCCTGGCCCCGGCCATCGCCGCCAACCCCCGCCTGCGGTGGGTGCAGGCCATGGCGGCCGGCGGCGGGTCGACCGTCAAGGCCGCGGAGCTGTCACCGGAAGCACTGGCGCAGGTCACCTTCACCACCGCGGCCGGCGTGCACGGCGGACCGCTGGCCGAGTTCGCCCTGTTCGGTGTGCTCGCCGGGTTCAAGGGACTGGACCGCCTGCAGCGCGACCAGGCCGCCCACCACTGGCCGGCGGAGAACTACCTGATGCGGCACATCGCCGAGTCCACCGTCGCCGTCATCGGTCTCGGCGGTATCGGCCAGGAGACGGCACGCCTGCTCAACGCCTTCGGCGCCACCGTGCTCGGCGTCAAGCGCGCCGTCGAGCCCGTCGAGCACGTCGACGAGGTCTTCGCCACCGCCGATCTGCCCACGGTCGTCGGCCGCGCCGACGCCGTGGTCATCACCCTGCCGGGCACGGAACAGACCGAGAACCTGTACGACGCAGCCATGATCGCGGCCACCAAGCCGGGTGCGGTTCTGGTCAACGTCGGCCGCGGCAGCGTCGTCGACGAGGCCGCGATGATCGCGGCGCTGCGGTCCGGGCATCTGTCCGCCGCCTACCTCGACGTCGTGGCCCAGGAACCGTTGGCGACCGACTCGCCGCTCTGGGAGATCCCGTCGGTGGTCATCGCCCCGCACACCGCGGCCCTCTCGGTGCACCAGGACCGACAGATCGCCGAGTTGTTCGCCGACAACCTCGCCCACTTCCTCCGCGGCGAACCGATGCGGAACGTCGTCGACACCCAGCACTTCTACTGACCCGCACGACGCGGGCAGGTCGGCCCGATGCCCACGCCCGGCCGACCGCTCAGAACAGGGTGGCCGGCTCCTCGGCCGGGCGGGCGGGCAGGTCGGGCATACTGCCGGCCGGGAACCCCGCGGTCTCGTCACCGGGCAGTCCACGCAGCTGGTCCGTCCCGGAGGCCAGACCGTGGCTGCGCGCCAGCTCGCGCACCGTGGCCTGCAGACGCTCCCGGTAGGGCCGGGGCAGGGTGGACCCGTGGGCGTAGAGGCGGAGGTAGGTCTCGGTCAGCTCGGGGTGGTGCTGCCCGAGCCATCGCAGGAACCACTCCCGTGCCCCGGGCCGCAGATGCAGGGGCACGCAGCTGATACCGGTGGCCCCCGCCTCGACGACCTCGGCGACCACCGCATCGAGCTGCTCCGCGGAATCGGTGAGGTGCGGCAACACCGGGGCGATCAGCACTCCGCAGGGCAGCCCGGCATCGCGGATCCGACGGATCAGCTCCAGGCGCGCCCGCGGGGTCGGCGTGCCCGGTTCCAGAACGGCCTGCAGCGCCGGGTCCAGCAGGGCGAGCGAGACGCCCATCCCGATGGGCACGTCCGTCCGCGCGGCGGCGAGCACCGGGAGGTCCCGGGCGAGGACGGTGCCCTTGGTCAGGATCGAGAACGGGGTGCCACTGCCCGCCAGCGCCCGGATGATCTCCGGCATCAGCTGGTACCGCCCCTCCGCACGCTGGTAGGGGTCGGTGTTGGTCCCCATGGCCACGTGTTCCCGAGCCCACCGCGGCGACTGCACCTCCCTGGCGACCACGGCGCCGATGTTCGTCTTCACCACGATCTCGCTGTCGAAGTCCGCGCCGCTGTCGAACTCGAGGTACGTGTGGGTGTTGCGGGCGAAGCAGTACACGCACGCGTGGCTGCAGCCGCGGTACGGATTGACCGTCCAGCCGAAGGGCATCGGCGAGGTGGACGGGACCCGGTTCAGGCCGGACCGGCAGTGCACCTCGTGGAAGGTGATGCCGGCGAAGTCCGGGGTCCGCACGGTGCGGACCAGACCGGCCAGCCGGTTCAGGCCGGGCAGCGCCGCGGCATCATCGTGGGCCAGCGCCAGGGGTTCCCATCTCACCCGGTCAGTCGAACACGTGTTCGACACGTGGTCAACCCTGTTCGGCACCGCCCGGGATGTTCTCCGTGGATGAGCGCGTCGTCCCGGCACAGCACGCAGCAGACACGACGATGACTACCTTGAGTGCGAGCACGTGACGGATGGTGAAGTCGGGAGCGGTCCTCGGCTCGCCGGGATGGGGGTGCGGGATGCGGGACACCGGGCGATCGCACTCCTGGCGTGGGCGGGCCGGGGTCACCCTGGTGGTCCTCGCCCTCGGCTGGGGTGCCGCCGGCTGCGCGGGCACCGACGGCCGGACCACGACCACCGGATCGGCCGGACCGACCACGGTGTCCCCCGCCCCGGCCGGCCCCGTGGCGAGCGGGACGGCGGACGCACCGACCCTGCAGGGACGGACCGGCCTCGGCTCCACGCCGCCGACATCCGCCGACGAGGGCGGACCGGAGGAGGAGACCGGGGACGACACCGCCTTGATGCCCGATCTGACGGGGGCACACATGGGCGAGGCCCGACGCCTCCTGGCCGGCACCCCGGTCCGGTTGCTGGACCGTTCCGGGGTCGACCTGGGCGACTCCGGGGACTTCGGTGTGGTGTGTGCACAGACCCCGCCGCCCGGCGCCCGGGAGGGTCCCGCCCCCGCGACCCTCACCGTGGCCGACTCCACGGCGGAGTGCTGACCGTCGGGGCGCGGTGGCCGGTCCCGAACCGGCTGCCGGTCAGCGCACGGGGCGGAAGCGGGCGCGCAGACCGGGCAGGGCCTGGCGGACGACACCCACGGTGGCCGCCCCGGCGCGGGTGAGCGCGGAGGTCGCCGCGCCACCGGGAGCCCACACGGAGCGGGCCGGCTCGGCGATCGAGGTATGGGCTCCGACCACCACGTCCACCGGTACCGCTCCGGCCGGGAGGACGGCGGCACCCGTGGCCACCGCGTCCCGTGCGTCGGACTGCCGGGCCATGGCCCCGGCCCTCACCCAGGTGATCACATCGAAATCTGCTGCTGCCGAACGGATCTGCTCGACACCGATCGTGGATCGCCCCGGGACGGCCGCCCGCAGCAGGAGCAGCAGCGCGGCGCCGGACGGGCCTGGTACCGACGCGTCGATGCCGGCCAGGGGAACGACTTGCCGGGACTTCCACATCTCGGTGAAGAACCGGTCGGGGTCACCGACGCCGGCGAACCCGCAGTACAGGTCGAGCACCAGGTCCGGGCGTTCGGGCACGGTCCAGGCGGTGACGTCACGGGGGTGACCGCCGTCCCGGACCCCCTGGAGCCGCCAGGTGTACCGGTGATGCCGGAGCAGCAGCTGGGCGGTGTCCACCGCCCAGGGCGCCACGAGCAGCTCGAGCGTGCCCTCCGTCCGGCGGGAGGCGGACGACAGCGAGCGCCCGTGCACGGCCGGCCGGCTGAGCACGATGCTCTGGATGCCGGCCCGGCGCAGGATCTGCACCGTGCGGGCCGCGACCGCGTCGGCGACCGAGCCGACGGGCGCGTCGTCCGCCGCCACAGCGGCGGACGGGCGGGACGACCCGACGACCCGGAGCGGAGTGCGGCCGGTGAGCGTGGGTGTCGCAGTGGTGCGGTCGGCCGTCATCGCGTCCTCACAGGGTGTTTCGGCATGCCGAACGGCACGGCGAGAGATGATGCGGGGATCGCGATCTCGCCCGGAACGAGGCGACAGATCGGACACGCCCGATGCGCGTCACACGGCGAAGTCGCCGGACCCTCTGCGGACAGTCTGCGGCAGGGAGCGGAGGAGGGAAAGGTCTGCGGAGTACCCGGCGCCGTCGGCATCAGGAGGCCGACGGCGCACAGGGTGACCGGACCGACTCGGCGGTGGCCGCCACCGGACGACGGGCGCCCCCACCGGGTGAGACCGATCACCGGCCGGTCACGCACCCGCCGCGTGCCCCCCGACGATCACCCGGTGGAATGCCGAAAAAGATCATCCGGCCGGGTCGACCTCAGCCCAGCAGGCTCACCACGTGCTCGACCACGCGACCGGACGCGATCGAGGCCTGTTCGCCCGAGCCGAGATCGCGCACGGTGACCGTCCCTGCGGCCAGCTCGTTCTCGCCCAGCAACAGGGCCACCCGGGCGCCGGAGTCGTTGGCCAGCTTCATCGCACTCTTCAGCGCGCGGCCGCCGTAGGCCAGGTCGGTGCGGATGCCGGCCCTGCGCAGTTCGCCGGCCAGGGCGACGAGCGGCCCGGTGGTCCCCGGCCCGACCGGGATCCCGTACACCTCGCACCGCGCCGACGATCCGACCTGCACGCCCTCGGCCTCGGCGGCCATCAGGGTGCGGTCGACGCCGATGCCGAACCCGATGCCGGACAACGCCGCCCCGCCCAGCTCGCTCATCAGACCGTCGTACCGCCCGCCGCCGCCCATGCCGGACTGCGCACCCAGCCCCGGGTGGACGAACTCGAAGGTGGTGCGGGTGTAGTAGTCCAGCCCGCGCACCATCCGCGGGTTGATGACGTACCGCACGCCCAGCGCGTCCAGCAGCGCGCGCACCTCGGTGAAGTGCTCGGCGCTCTCGGCGCCCAGGTGATCCAGCAACAGGGGCGCGTCGGCGAGCATCTCCTGCACCGCCGGACGCTTGTCGTCCAGCACCCGCAGCGGGTTGAGCCGGGCCCGTTCCCGGGTCGCCTCGTCGAGCGGGAGGTCGGACAGGAAGCGCTGCAGCAACTCCCGGTAGGCCGGCCGCGAGGTGTGGTCGCCCAGCGAGGTCAGCTCCAGGCGGTAGCCGGCCAGCCCCACGGCGCGGAACGCTTCGTCGGCCACCGCGATGACCTCGGCGTCCAGGGCCGGGTCGTCCGAACCGATCGCCTCGATGCCGACCTGCTGCAGCTGCCGGTACCGGCCGGCCTGCGGGCGCTCGTACCGGAAGAACGGGCCGGAGTAGACGAGCTTGACCGGCAACGAGCCCTTGTCCAACCGGTTCTCGATGACCGACCGCATCACCCCGGCCGTACCCTCCGGGCGCAGGGTCACCGACCGGCCGCCGCGATCGGCGAAGGAGTACATCTCCTTGGCCACCACGTCGGTGCTCTCCCCCACCCCGCGGGCGAACAGGGCGGTGTCCTCGAAGACGGGCAGTTCGATGGGCGAGTACCCGGCACGGTCGGCGGCGGCCAGCAGGGTCCGGCGCACGGCGTCGAACGCGCGGGACCGCGGCGGCACGTAGTCCGGGACGCCCTTGGGTGCGGCGAACGGCCCGGTGGGGCCGGTGGTGCTGGTCATGTCAGACCCTCTGCAGGTAGGGGTTGCCGACGCGTTCCGCGCCGATCGTGCTGGTCGGTCCGTGGCCGGGGAGGACGACGGCGTCGTCCGGCCGGGTGAGCAGGTGGTCGTGGAGCGACGCGGTGAGCTCGGCGGTGGACCCGCCGGGCAGGTCGGTGCGGCCGACCGAGCCGGCGAACAGGGTGTCGCCGGTGAGGAGGACCTCGGGGCGGTCGTCCGCCGCGGCGAGGCGGAACACGACCGACCCGCGGGTGTGCCCGGGGGTGTGATGCACCGCGATCCGGAGCCCGCCGGCCACCAGCTCGCCGCCCAACGGGTGCACCACCTCCGGGCGCAGCCCGTCCAACGGCATCCCGGCCAGGGCGGCGCGCAGCTCAGGCAAGAGCCCGGACAGCGGATCGTCGAGCAGGACCTCGTCCGCGGCGTGCAGGTGGGCGGGGATCCCCGCCGACCGGCACAGCGCCGCCGCCGAGGCGATGTGATCGAGGTGCCCGTGGGTCAGCAGCACCGCCACCGGACGCAGACCGTGCTCGGCGAGCAGGGGCTCGAGCCGGACCAGGGCGTCCTGACCGGGATCGACGACCAGCGCGTCCCCGCCGGGCTCGGCGGCGAGCACGTAGCAGTTGGCCTGGAACGACCCGGCCGGGAACCCCGCGATGAACACCCGGTCACCCTAACGCCGGCCCCCGTGCCGCCCGGTCGTCCCGCCGAGGGCCCCGCGGGAGGACGATCCGCGCCCGACACACAGCCGTTTCCCCGGGTTTGCACCGGCCCACGGGCACGGGGCGGCTCCGTGCGGTCACCTAGACTCACCGGCCGGGCCCCCTCGTCAGAGCAGGGCCCGATCTGCTGCGGAGGG
Proteins encoded in this window:
- the hisS gene encoding histidine--tRNA ligase, giving the protein MTSTTGPTGPFAAPKGVPDYVPPRSRAFDAVRRTLLAAADRAGYSPIELPVFEDTALFARGVGESTDVVAKEMYSFADRGGRSVTLRPEGTAGVMRSVIENRLDKGSLPVKLVYSGPFFRYERPQAGRYRQLQQVGIEAIGSDDPALDAEVIAVADEAFRAVGLAGYRLELTSLGDHTSRPAYRELLQRFLSDLPLDEATRERARLNPLRVLDDKRPAVQEMLADAPLLLDHLGAESAEHFTEVRALLDALGVRYVINPRMVRGLDYYTRTTFEFVHPGLGAQSGMGGGGRYDGLMSELGGAALSGIGFGIGVDRTLMAAEAEGVQVGSSARCEVYGIPVGPGTTGPLVALAGELRRAGIRTDLAYGGRALKSAMKLANDSGARVALLLGENELAAGTVTVRDLGSGEQASIASGRVVEHVVSLLG
- a CDS encoding MBL fold metallo-hydrolase, with amino-acid sequence MFIAGFPAGSFQANCYVLAAEPGGDALVVDPGQDALVRLEPLLAEHGLRPVAVLLTHGHLDHIASAAALCRSAGIPAHLHAADEVLLDDPLSGLLPELRAALAGMPLDGLRPEVVHPLGGELVAGGLRIAVHHTPGHTRGSVVFRLAAADDRPEVLLTGDTLFAGSVGRTDLPGGSTAELTASLHDHLLTRPDDAVVLPGHGPTSTIGAERVGNPYLQRV
- a CDS encoding PASTA domain-containing protein, producing MVKSGAVLGSPGWGCGMRDTGRSHSWRGRAGVTLVVLALGWGAAGCAGTDGRTTTTGSAGPTTVSPAPAGPVASGTADAPTLQGRTGLGSTPPTSADEGGPEEETGDDTALMPDLTGAHMGEARRLLAGTPVRLLDRSGVDLGDSGDFGVVCAQTPPPGAREGPAPATLTVADSTAEC